Genomic window (Oenanthe melanoleuca isolate GR-GAL-2019-014 chromosome 1A, OMel1.0, whole genome shotgun sequence):
TTCTAAGCACTTTGGGCCTGTTTCCAAGTCAACATTGTCCTTAGCTTCAGAAGTGCTTTCTCCACAGATATCTTTCTTTTGCATTAAGGGGTTTCACTAATTAAACACCAAAATGGCATAATGTCCACTACCATCCCATATAAATAGTAAAGCTGAACCTAAAACATCTTACTGCTCCTCAGTACTGTAGAAGGTCTACTGTGACTGGAAAATTTTGCAAGCTGGTATTAAATAAGGTAAGGTGCATTGCTGGGCTGTGACCTTTTCCATACCATCTCATGTTCACACATTAGTGCAGTGAGGGTACAAACCATAAAATCACACCATTCAGCTCTTGAAGATAATCCTTACTATTCTGAACATGCAAATTGATGTTTATGCAATAATACATCCTTTTCAATCACTTGTCTCCAATTATGATCTAGATCCAAATATTTCCACACAGCAACAGAAGAAAAGTGACAGGACTgtttaacaaatattttcaaaatggtACACAGCATCTCTTTTGACTCATGCATAGGTGTCTTACCTGAAGTGTTTTATCAGCTCCACATGATGCTATTCTTTGTCTATCCTTAGAAAAGCAAGCATGGTAAACTGCATCTCTGTGTGGACGAACAACCAGGCGGAAGAGatttttcaaggattttttatttctaaaggaTAAGACCATTATTTAGATGAGTGAGTACCTTTGTATTATTCAAAATCATCTCTAAGAAGATTAACACTTTTTCACACATCTTGAGCAGCAAGCTttataaacaaaacaaccaacccACTGTACCTTAGCTCTCAGCCTTCATGCTGAACTAATAAAGCAAACACAAATTCCAACATTCACATAGAGGTTTATATTGTGCTCCAACAGTTACAGCTTAGAGACAAAAAAAGATAACATTTTTATGATCTGAAATATGCTATTTCCAAATACAGACTTTTTCCTGAGAATTCTTGTTCTCCTGCAATTGATGCAAATGCTTCCTTTTCAAGCATATTAAAAAACATTTGTAAATTTGCTTAGATCTTCACAAATCTCCTTAATTTTCATGACAATGGCTCAATTCTTATCACTAGACAGCTAAATAAGATCTGTGACTATCACTACTTTTCAATCAGATTAGGCACAGGATCTAACACACCGTAGAGGACTCTTGCCTCACTTCAACAAAAACTTTAGAGTTTATAGCAATCACAATCATCCTTTTTAGCCAGATCTTAACACAGAAAGCTGGCAGTGTAATGAGATGATGGCACTGTAATGAGATGAGCTGGTGATGAGTGACCAAAACATCTCTCTCCTGAACTAACTGGATATTGAATCTTCTGAACCATGCAATTTCCAAGCAgttttgctaaataaaataGCCAGATATTCAAAGAGGAGACTAATCTGCCTGGCTCTTAGTATAACTGCTTGACATGGAGTCATTCTGTTTTATAAGCACCAAGTACTACAAATATCAGAAGAGAAATATCAAACAGAATCTAAGAGAGTTACGAGGTCAACTGACTATTGGACAAGGCTGGGAAAATGTGTAGCTCTCTATACCTTTTCCTTAAACAACttcaaaaaacacaaaacagcaTTGTCTAAATAAGAGAAGTTTCAAGATTGTGTAGAGTTTAGAATTTCCCATCTTACTACTTTATAAAACTTTGCAAGTTAGTACAAACGCTCTCCTTTTTAAAGTCACAGTTTGAAACCTAAAAACATACTCCAACATACAATTCTActtttaactttaaaataaagctattCAAAGAAGATTCAAAGTATCATGTTTTCATCTTCTCATTGTTATTTAAAAGGAACAATAATTGAATACAGAAGTAAATATATtactcaatttatttttatgtaatacGACTGAGTTTTCGCCTTACATATCCATGGTTCCCCTTCTCCCACAAGTTCTTGAAAATTAATTCCCCTTCTTTCCCCACAAAAAGCCCCAGCAGCTCTAACAAAGATCCTTTTATTACCGTACATGGTATTTAGTTGTACATGAAATAATTATCTTGGTCAAGGGATCAGCATATCAGCAGACAGACTGCAGCTACTTACATCCACTCCAAATAAAATGTTCCTGTTTCTCTTTGAGCATGTAGCTTGGCCTGTTGATACACCTCTGATGTCTCTGGCTGGCAAAGACCCAGCTGAATGATGTCAGGAAATGGCTGCCGTCCAAGAAGGTGCCCatttaaagacagaaattcctggaaattCTCACGCACTGTGCTGTCCTAAATACAGAGCAGATATTTGACAACATAGATTTATCTTAGGatttatttccttgctttttaaaatttctatacAGACAAGATTCTTACAGAAGCCCTTAGCTCTATTTTTCTGTTAAGTTTTATTAGCAAATACATGCAATAgatagaaatatttcattatcCTGTTCAGAAAGCATAATATCCTTGTTTTTCAAACAAAGAATAGTAGCAATAGTGATTTATTCAACAGTGTGAAATATCAGAAAGACTATTCCAAGTGGTCAGCATAATTCTATACCTCTCAATGTACCCACCACTAGGTATTGATCACTATGGTTATTGAGTTCCATGGCAAATCACTTACACATTGAAGttaaaacaaactgaaaactgagtttccttcatttttatcttctccAAGTTAAAGTTCAATTTAATATTGgtttctgctttgattttttaagCTTTCTATATATCTGCCATATACATACATCCTACAAAATGACTAATTGATTAACAAAATGAACCAACTGATCATTTACCTTTTAGTATCATACCTTTTGATCCAGGATTGAACTATATTCTACATATTCATGAATCAGATGAGCAGGCCCTACCAACTCTGTTTTAGCTTTAATCCAATCTAAAGAAAACATAAGATCACGGAGCTCctaaaagaaacacagaattaagTTCAGATTGTAAGTTTCACAGCAGAATCTActtagggggaaaaagaaaagcacaggaaattcACTAGGTATTTAATAGATTTTGGTACAACTGCCTCTTGTTGAAAACAGGCAATATCCTGTTTTCTGCAACTTAATTGTTcagttaaaaaaattcagtttataGAAGACTAAAGTTTGTTATTTTAAACTGCACTTTGATACAGCTAGTCAGACAGGAGACAGAGGTACAGAGCAATTCTTGACTTCTGCAGCACACGAAATCTATCTTTTTAACTTTGAAAAGCTTCTTCTAGTCCAGTCTAGCAAAGATCACTGCTAATAAGAATGGGTGATCTTCCTAAGAGAGCACCTAAAACCATTGATAAATGATCAAGGGATACCTGCCATAATATCCTTTCATTCCTTTAGTGCTCTGGGTTGTATCATATCAGGCCCTATGGACTTGTGAACATTCAACTGATCCAGCCAGTCCCTTACAATTTCACATTTGTCACCACTAACAAAAAAGTCCCTGTTCCCACACTTGCAGTCCTCCAAATCAAAGGGCTGGGCAGACAAGGTCTTTCAGTATTATTAAGGactcaggtaaaaaaaaaacattgaacTTTATTCCTGTTAGTTAGATGACCATCTTTAACAAGTATTGGTCCAATGTTTTCTTTAGACCTCCTCCAGAAAAACTGCTTAGCAACAACACTGCATAAGTATAAAGTGTATTCCAACTTAAAATCAATAACTACAACAAGGATTAAAAGACTACCATcattaaacaaagaaaagggaTACCTCCTAACTTTATTAGCCTTCCAATAAATAGAAgtcatttttaaataatgaaaagtgATACACAGAATATAAACTCTAGGAAGCACATAGTCACAATGAGCCAGGCTAAAGACTTCTGAGAAGCTAATTGTACAAAATGTAGAAAGGCTgctaataaaaacatttcactACAGACTGAAACTAAAGATACTAAGATAACGAAATAAACATGATCCAAAACACCTAGACTTGTAGCCAACATTAATTATGAAGGTTCCTATAAGAGATAAATCCATGAAATGGAATCTCATATATGATGAGTCAGATGAGCCATCTTGAAAGAAGCTCAAATGAAAAAGTTTGAATACACATGAAATAAAGCAATTAACAACCAGGACCAAACGTTATTCAAGACACTTGAAACTCAAATTCATGTGAAACTACCAATTATTAATCTTTCTGCATGATTTGCATCTTATACTAGCTATTGCATCAATATCTAAAGAAGAGTAATTGGcaaaaataacagcaatttTTTAAGGTGCCGAGACAATCCTAGAAAGAAGAGACTTGCCCATCTAACTCTTGATAGGGCTTTTTGCTATTGAAATCAGGTAATTAATTTTTACACACAAATCTGTATGacaaaagagggaaaagctAACAGGACTTCTGAAGATAAAAAAGAGTAACTAACTGATAAAATGCTCTAATGAAATCAATTTACTTGAATTATTACACAATAAGAAGAGCTTGGGTTTTCAAAAAGGCTTAGAGAAGACTTCTTATTAAAGcttcttaaaaaggaaaagaaaaccacaagCCATTATGGTATACAATAGGAAATCTCAAGAACTGGTTGAAAAGACAAGATATGAAGGGCAGAAATAAAGTAGTTTTTGAAAAGGACAATGATTACCAGAGGACCTCCTAAAGACTCTTTGTTCAGTGTTTACCCAGCTGGATTAAAGTCAAAGGCAAGAGAGGCTCAACTGGGGAAAGGCCTGGAGGGAAAAGCAAAGGTAAGAATGGGTgaaaaagggaagcaaaggaCACCTGTCAGAACCCACCTGCTCCATTTTGGCACCTGCCATGTGATATGCTAGAAAGTTATACCAGTACATGCAATCCTCTTGAGACAGAACAGGTGTATTAAGCTTGTAGTATTTCTTGTACTGATTTACTATGTTTTTATGTAGCTCctgcaaatgaagaaaaacacactTTTGGCACTGAGGAATCATACgcattattgttattattacatTGTAAACAGCATTGAGGAATAATATTATTTCTCAATTGTAATATATGAACAAGTGCAATAAAAAAGCTTACCTTCCAAAATTGTACACCTAACCTAATTTACTGCTAAAGACTTCTCCAGAAACATCCTCTGCAtattaaaagacagaaaagcaagCTGTTAACCCACTTTCCCAGACTGATTAGCTACCAAATCTCTCTTCATCTTAAATGTGGGtagctaacaaaaaaaaaaggatcctTACATATGTAGATCCAAAGCAGGGCAAAAAACCTGCCTCTTCCTCATATCTATTCTTTCTGCCTTGCCCTTCAGAACTTAAATTGAGCCCAACTTACAGGTCACCTTCCTGAAAGTACCGCCTTAAACTGAAAAAAGGGAGCAAAAAGCATTTCTCTTCATTAAAGAAGAAGTTTTCTATTCTGGTAGGGCCTTGATGTCTCTGGAATCAACGGTGGAAAATTACATCTCCTGGTGGAAACATCTGATAGAGAAATAGTGGTTATAGAGTTCTCTCAGTTTAGTCTCTTAGCTGCAAATCATGAAACCCCTCCACAGTTTCAAgtagaaaataaacatttttagtGAGTGGGCCTTAAGTTAAATTTAATTTGGACCTATGCTATGAAGCTACTCAGTGTACcatttaacaaaaaaaccattttctgaaaaatgccCAGCTTTGGAGAGTAAAGTTGAATGTAAGTATCAGCTGATATGCTACCTGAAGCTGGTTGCGATTCTTCTCTGTGAGAAAGTCCAGCTGAAGATCATGTAAATAATAATGGAATGACTTCCCATTCCGATCACAGAACAACAGTGATTTGTTAACAAATTCCTGTAGTATATCTTCAACTTCTTCAGTTTCCATATCCCAAAGAATACAGAGAACCTAAACAATATTTGCACATTAACAGAGAAGAGATGAGAATCAGAACCAAGTCATAATATGATTTGTATGAATATTGTAAAAGGCTACCAAACAACAAAAGTCAACAAAATGCATTCTAACAAATATAGACACAAAGGGTTATCAATTCAATAAATTACCAGTTCCTTTATACCAAATCACAGGACAGATATCAGAAGTTAACCTATCTTTTGTCTATTTGTGCTAATTTATGGTGACCATAAAAGGAGACAAATTCCACATAACAGTTTTCAAGCTTTCAGTGAGCTCAGTTACAATCTAATTAAAGAGCAAAATACAGAATACAGATTAAACTTAAACAGTATGAATATGTTTATTCAGCTATGATTACTTTAGTTACACTACTAACAATAGAAGTCATGATGCAATAATGGAACAGATCTACCCAACCTAGCAATTTTTATTGTTACATACCATAGAATTCATACATGACAATAGTAAGTTTTGAGAATTCTTCAAGGTTGCGGTTTGTATCTCACCAAAATCACAAGATTTATGCACTTTATTACCTTAGTAGGTACTTTAACATCTTTTGGGAGGATAGAGAGGTCTTTATAGTAGTCTTTGTAATTGTCATCCAGCTGCTCAACACTTATGGACATTGCTTCATCAAGGGCTTCATAATCATAGGAGGAagattttcttattcttttgAACTGTTtattctgcagctgcctgagatAGTATTCCCAGCGGCTAGGGAAGTCTCGTAGTAATGCACCTATCAGGGATATCACCAGAGGAGAACCTGAAGGAAAAGATTAAATCAAATTTAGAGATTATCAAGGAACAATCTAACAGTTGATGGTCACGTGATGAAACAGGCAATATTCCCAATATGCTGATTAAATTGTTGAGGTGCACAGCAGAGACAAATAAAACACTCACTCCATGTAGACATTTGCAAACTCACCAAATTTAAGTGCATCTGTGgtgcagagagaaaatataCTGAAGAAAACTACCCAAAAATCAAATGAGACTTCTGctaagcttaaaaaaaaaaaacacaaaatatttaacaagCACCTGTATTTTACTTAACATATACAGTATTAAAGGATATTCCCTTCTCTATTTTTAAGTCAaaacatagaagaaaaaaaggaaaagacattCAGTGGTAGATTGTATGACAAAGAGCAACTAGAATACCTTTGCATTCTCTTACAAGAGAGTTAGCTTGTTCTGGAAGTTCTGATATTTTCATATTCACAAATAGGGATAAAATCTCCAGCCCTTTCTCATGTGCTAGTCCACTTTCTACATGAACCTCGTATTTATTGCCTAGAaacagaaacatggaaaaaatttcACCAAATGCATAAAACCATACGGAAATTCAAAGCATTTTCCAAGTAAAACTGGAGCAAAGGCTCATGATTTTTTGCATAGTACTAAGAAGAGTATAAATTCTACTATCACAATCAGCCTGCATtagagatatatatatatagaaaaaacaaactataAGCTAATAATTACAAATGCATTATGGGCAGTCACCGGTGAATAGAGATAATCAGTCTAACAGCACCAGTGTCATAGAGGTTAATTTATTCTGCTGAGAATTACTGAACTCACCAATGTAAACATGTAACTTTCAGGATAACATACAACATTTATTTCACAAAGAGAATAAAGTCTTATAAAGAATTCTAAAACGCTGCCACTTGTGCACAGATTGACAGACAGATTCTATCAAATTCTTTGGAAAGCTCACATGAACAATCTGCAGACACAGACACATAAAATCTGTGGTGCAGGAGAGGAAAC
Coding sequences:
- the APAF1 gene encoding apoptotic protease-activating factor 1 isoform X2, encoding MDVKSRNYLLMNRQALENDIKTSYIMDRMISDEVLTLQEEERVKQQNTRKERAAMLINIILTKDNNSYRSFYNALLHEGYRDLAALLQDGIPAVSSGNRKSSMDGMTSYVKTILCEGGVPQRPVVFVTRPKLVDAIKKKLYCLGSDPGWVTVYGMAGCGKTVLTAEALRDPQLLEDYFPGGVQWISVGKQDKAGLLIKLQNLCSRLEQDSTLSQRPLNIEEAKDRLRLLMLRKYPRSLLVLDDIWDSWVLKAFDNQCQVLITSRDRSVTDAVAGNKYEVHVESGLAHEKGLEILSLFVNMKISELPEQANSLVRECKGSPLVISLIGALLRDFPSRWEYYLRQLQNKQFKRIRKSSSYDYEALDEAMSISVEQLDDNYKDYYKDLSILPKDVKVPTKVLCILWDMETEEVEDILQEFVNKSLLFCDRNGKSFHYYLHDLQLDFLTEKNRNQLQELHKNIVNQYKKYYKLNTPVLSQEDCMYWYNFLAYHMAGAKMEQELRDLMFSLDWIKAKTELVGPAHLIHEYVEYSSILDQKDSTVRENFQEFLSLNGHLLGRQPFPDIIQLGLCQPETSEVYQQAKLHAQRETGTFYLEWINKKSLKNLFRLVVRPHRDAVYHACFSKDRQRIASCGADKTLQAQSA
- the APAF1 gene encoding apoptotic protease-activating factor 1 isoform X3 → MDVKSRNYLLMNRQALENDIKTSYIMDRMISDEVLTLQEEERVKQQNTRKERAAMLINIILTKDNNSYRSFYNALLHEGYRDLAALLQDGIPAVSSGNRKSSMDGMTSYVKTILCEGGVPQRPVVFVTRPKLVDAIKKKLYCLGSDPGWVTVYGMAGCGKTVLTAEALRDPQLLEDYFPGGVQWISVGKQDKAGLLIKLQNLCSRLEQDSTLSQRPLNIEEAKDRLRLLMLRKYPRSLLVLDDIWDSWVLKAFDNQCQVLITSRDRSVTDAVAGNKYEVHVESGLAHEKGLEILSLFVNMKISELPEQANSLVRECKGSPLVISLIGALLRDFPSRWEYYLRQLQNKQFKRIRKSSSYDYEALDEAMSISVEQLDDNYKDYYKDLSILPKDVKVPTKVLCILWDMETEEVEDILQEFVNKSLLFCDRNGKSFHYYLHDLQLDFLTEKNRNQLQELHKNIVNQYKKYYKLNTPVLSQEDCMYWYNFLAYHMAGAKMEQELRDLMFSLDWIKAKTELVGPAHLIHEYVEYSSILDQKDSTVRENFQEFLSLNGHLLGRQPFPDIIQLGLCQPETSEVYQQAKLHAQRETGTFYLEWINKKSLKNLFRLVVRPHRDAVYHACFSKDRQRIASCGADKTLQ